The following is a genomic window from Branchiostoma lanceolatum isolate klBraLanc5 chromosome 10, klBraLanc5.hap2, whole genome shotgun sequence.
GTGATCATACCAACTTTGCAATACAGATGCAGACAATAAGTGTAGGGTTCTAAGGTCCAAACTGGAGACATTGACCTTAATATTACCTGCCGTGCCCTGAAGACAGCTGGCTGTTGCTGTTCTGTCCATTCCTTCCGTGCTGGCTTTGGCTGTGCTAGTGGTTGTGGTGTGTGTGTCCCTGTTGCTGAGGAGTGGTTTGGCATCCATGATGGTGGTGATGACACCTCATCAGAAGTAGCTTGTTCCTGTAACAGGACCTGCAAAATCACATTAAGTGAACACATGAATAATACAATATGGTAAGATATCATTTTAGACAGTCAGTTATTAGTGTCAGAAGAAGACTACACCAACAAGAGTATGTATATAAACAGGAACAAAGAGTATTGAAAAATCAAACTAATACTATAGTGATAGATGATTaagtacttatacatgtagctcttctgtatatgtatctgCATAACCcccacaccagcttcgcaggcagtGTTTGcgtaggtgtgtgtgtttgcgcatgtgtgcatgtacatgtacatgtgtgtgcatctgtgtatctgtatgtgtgtgtgcattcgcaggtgtttgtgtgtgtgcatttgcatactagtaggtgtatgtgtgtgtttgtgcgaaTGTTAAAATtgctgtcagtgtgtgtgtgtgtgtgcgcatgtttCTGTAGGTGCGTGTTCATGTTTGCATAGGTGTGTATGTTTGTCatactgccattctcgtatagggctatttagccatagtcgatgctgtagggctgttgtgaagtaggattttaccatggtcaatactgaccgacagaggccatactgtatgtttgtatttgtgcgTGCAtgcttgtacatgtgtttacatgtgtatgtgtatgtgtgtatgtatatgtgtgcatGTTCATGTGTGCATGTTCATGTGTGCATGTTCATGTGTGTTCTGATAACATACtactctctcagctaacattttttttcttcaaactttaTCGCCAGGTTTGCTAGTTGTTACTAATGTTtcaataactgaataaaggaaAGTTGTGCATCaaaatattcagaaaaaaaagaagaacatcTAATTTCAGCCAAGTAACTGCTACATAGGACAGTAAGACATTGCCTGGACATCTTTAAGTCGTGTTACACTCTGTATGAACTCCTCCACTGCGCTGGTTGTCTCCGGAGACTTGGAGACGACAGGCTTCCTTGCACTCTGTACTGTTCTTGATGAAATCATGTCACTTTCGACTGTTCTACGGGGCCTTGCAGACATATTGAGAGGACTGGTACTAGAGTTTGGAGCATTTTGGACTGTTCTAAGTGGACATGCAAGCAGGTTGGGCGGACTGGTACTAGATGGTCTAGCATTTTGGACAGCCCCAAATGAATATGCAGTCATCTTCGGAGGACTGGTGCCAGGCTTCTTGGCACTGCGCACAGTTCCAAGCAAAACTGCTGGCACATCGAAAAGACTAGGTGCGAAAAATGGTGAGCTGTCCTGTTCATCCCCCAACAACAATGTCCTTCCTGGCAACGGTTGGATCACTTCCTGTAACACCTTCCTCCCCCTAATCAAAGGAATGGTTTCTTCCGAGAAGATACACCGAGCAACTTCCTCCACACCATTTAGCAAGGTTGCCAGCAACGTTTCCAGTTCTTCCTTACAGTTTGTTAGAGCTACACGCTTCAACGCAAACAAAGCGTTCAACTCTTCCTTAATGTCGGTTGCACGTTTATCCACAGATTCTGTTAGCACCTTTTTCAGACAGGCGGCACTTTTGTTCACTAACAAACATTGTGTCTCTTCCTCAAACTTCAACATCTTTCTTGCTTCTTCTGTTTCTGTGATCTTTCCTCTCACTTGTTCAATCCATCTCTTTCCCTCGCCCATGAGTTCTTTGGCTTGTTCGGCTTGCTTCTCTAGAGCCTTGGAAAGCCTGGTGACCCCATGTGTGTTGTGTTCATCAACAATACACTCTCCACAAATAACTTCCTCACAGCTGGGGCAATAGAACTTGACTTCCATGCCGTAATGCTTCACGCAAACTTGCTGGTTAGTCAGTTGTACATGACGTTCAACCTCCCTGCCCTGTTTGTTGATGATTGTGAGACTTGCGAAGTCGTCACGAAGATTTCCTAAGGAAATGTTATCCGTTAAACTCTCCACTCCCTCTGAGCCTTTCTTTCCGTTTAGGTACGCGGGTCTTTTGCATGTGGGGCATTTGCAGGACCAGCCGTCTTTAACGTACGTTACCAGGCAGTCCTTACAGAACGTGTGTCCGCACGGCAGCACCTTGGGCCGGGTGAACATCTGCAGACAGATGCTGCAGTCGAACATGTTCATCTGCAGGCTTCGATCGAGTGATGGActctctccttctccttctgaTGATGcttccgccattttggatcCTCCGAGCTCCTGTCTCCTCCAAGGGTGAACCCACGTGTATAAAATTGTAGTCAGAATTCCAGAGCTTCTTTTGCAACACGTCCCAAAGACTTGGGGTTTACTTGAAAGTGTTTAAACGAACTGGGATATGCtggagcaacaacaacaaacaacggAAAAACAGTCTGTGCAGCTGGCAGTGCTCAAGTCAGCAAGCGCCTAAACTTTGACCTTCCTTGTTCGGACTGTTCCATTGTAACATTTCGGGAGGGGCAGgttctcaaactttaaaacgAGCATAACTTTCTTTACTGGTATGATATGAGTGCGTGTCcttattaaacctccttggtgtgatgAAGTGTTTTATCTGGTTTGTAACCTCTGGTTAATAGCAGACAAGTATCTCAGTTTTACAGTATATTTCGTCATCGCCAAGCCTTCACCGTAAGTTTAATACACGTGAGGAAGTCCTCCGGTGTACAGGTGTGCTTTACTTGACAAACTTATTTGAAAAACGTATCGATACGCGGTGTCGGGACCTTTTAACATTACTCCCACGCAACCATGCCGCAATCTACACACTGCGCATGCCCCATGTGACGTCTGGTGTAAAGCTTAACCCAGACGCTGATGAAGGGTGCGATTTTTCACTCGCACATTGTGGCGATTGTATGTCTGGCTGCTACATTAGCGTGAATCAGGTGCAGAGGAGGGAGTTCTTTTTTATGATCAGCAACCGGAGTTGTCAAGATTCAAACCTACGGGAGAAAGCTTGCTTAAAAAAAGGTTGGTCTACCTGTAAGTTAAACTTGGTTTCGTTGGTATCACAGGTCGAGGAGAGGAATTTGTGTTCGATGTTGTCATTGTTGAATGCTGAACTATCACGAAGGGAACTTACGGGGAGGGATAGCTGTACATAGCTAGGTTGGCCTGTCTTTTCTGAAaaaagttttgactgtaatttccaacacaaaaattagacttacccaatttttgactgttcgacaccagtctttgtcactccttgacaaagactggtgtcgtacagtcgaaaatttgggtaagtccaattttacagttaaaacttgtttcagaatgatttctaccaacacagatgaacttttaagcTATGGTCTGTCTTTTGTTTTGGGGCTAGTTGTAACTGAATCACTGACAACTTATGTAAGGCTTGCTATTAACATCACATCAGCGTCTGATTACTTTCTGTTATTGCGGGCCACAGTAATTCTATATCTGCCGTGCATGCATAAGGGTGTGGCACTGTGGAGGGAAAAAGGAAATACCGTCGCCTGTATACAACAGGTGTGTTTGGTGCGGAATAGCAGCCTGTGAAAATATCCTGCATTTGGATCAATGTATGCATTGGCGGCAGAATGTTCTTCCAGTTCTGCTGATAATGCTGAGGACGAGGCCCTagcaaagattttttttttaaaggtggATTTAGATATCCGACATGTTTCGTAAGACTAGTTTATACCTTACAGGCTAGTTTACTTCTGACTGACTGCAATGAAAACCAACGGTAAAAAGACAGGTTGATAGAATGTAGGCTGGTTTATTGTTTTAATACATTGTATCTCTAGTGTAGTGCCTGTGACCCTAAGATTGCCTTTAGGCAACGTCGGAATATCCAGAACATTACAAGAAGTTCGATCCACAGAGAAAAACTCCCAGTATGTGTGTACGTCAATGAAGCCTTAAGAATGTATGAAATGGAGAAAAATGTTTGCAATATTGTAGCCTGCATTGTAGGCttccccacggcgatttttcaacttatcggggccagattcttttgcTAGGGGGCCGTATCTGCGTGGGGACCGTACCTGCTAGGGcccagtatctgcttgggatcctgtaaccgctgacagtatcccaagcagatacgtggcccCAGCAGGTACGGTCCCCacgcagatacggcccccagccaaagaatctggcccgataagttgaaaaatcgccatagggaagcctgcaacggaggctacgacGTTTAGTCGAAAGCCATATTGCGAATCGAAGGCCGTTTGGgtgtttgatacattttgtcTGTTACATAATAAGTCTGAGTCACATGGCTACGCCCTGCAAAATTTGTTTGAAGCAGTCCGACATAATGTATCCACTTAAGGACGGCGAATGATTATTTTTGGCGATGACTCAGGGGCGGAGATGATAATATTGAGTTGAAAATATTCTAGACTGagttgaaaatattctaagaatttCGCCAATGCCTTCCCTTAAATTGATTTCGTTACACCTCAATAACACAAGAAGCTTTGAAtaaatctgtatgatattttgtatgtggttaGGTGTCTTCAACGCGAACCGCAAGTGCCATTTAGGGCCTTATAGCAGCGTTTGCGGAGGCCTTGTTGTTGAACCCTTTCAAAGTGGATATCACAAGAAAAGCTGAATATAGTTCTGCGGTTTCCGGCATGTAGGTAGATTTGGTGGGTATTGGTTGAATAAGAGGCTAATTATGTACATCAGAGCCtgatttacaaaattaatgaggaaattttgtAATTCCGCTGCGTTCCAGGATAGGAATTATTTTTTGATATGTAACATTTGTTACTTAGAAAGAGAGTAGCGTAGCAGATACTGATTTTGCAGatgtggaccttatttgcataattgactaGAAAATAATATGAAATCATAACACAATAGTGGTAACTGATGGTAATTTCAGAACACTGATGTCACATTTTCACAAGTCACACTAGAAAAAAGTTGAGTCATACATTAGGCCGGTACATATGTTTTAAAGCAAAGTTAACGGTGTCACATGTCTAGGACATTTACTGTTTAAGTTGGTTCGTGCATGTTGTACtaatgtttttcttgttttctttctgaTCAATCAGCTCCATATAGAATGATGGATCATACAATTAAAGAATGGTTGTAGTGCTTCGGAGTTATAGGTTATGTGTGTCCCACGTAAAAAAAATGGTCTGTAATCCCCGacttatttattctttatcaccTACATTTGCTTGAGGATGTTAGCATTGACTGTTGAATGTATTGTGGGGAACTTAATTCTACTTTGTTACAAGGGGAAGTATATTTTCAGTTGATTGAAAGTATGACTCCTTTTGACATGTTTAGAAGATGACAAACAGACTGAAGACATTCCTGATTCTTCTACTCATCGTTGCAAGGGAAACTGGGCCGACGTCAGCCTGTTCATCACGCGGTGACTGCAGGAACAGGGGTCTCAGAAGTGTTCCTCAGGACCTGTCTACAGACATCACTAAATTCAGCTTGCAGGACAATTCGATTACAATCTTGAATGAGTCTGACTTTTTAAAGTACACGAAGCTGAGAAAGGTGGACCTATCATCTAACAAGTTAACGTACCTTCAGTCTGGAACATTTTCAGGTCTACCACAGCTCTCGTATATCTCACTACAATGCAACCATATAACTAACATTGACCCCGGTACATTCTTCAATCTACCGGAAATCTATCATTTAAACCTGAACTATAACAATCTAACTAACATTCTCCCAGGCACATTCACACATCTACCAGAGCTCGTGGGGTTGTTTCTAGCCCACAATCAAATAACTGAGATTAAATCTGCCACATTCTCAGATTTACCCTTACTCAATACTTTACTTCTGGTGTATAATAGAATACGTGCCATTCAATCTGGGGCATTTTCAAACCTACCCAGGCTTGGTAGGCTAATCCTGAAATATAACCTCTTGACTAGCATCCATCCTAATGCATTCTCAaatttaccgaatcatatctcTCTGGAACTGTCGGAAAACCCATGGCACTGCGACTGTAGAATGGCAGCTATCAGGAAAACGACAACTTCAAATAACCATGCCTCGCAGATATTCAAGAGAAAAATCATTTGTCAGGAACCTAGCAACCTCCATAAGAAAAACTTTGACGATATAAGCCCTGAAGATCTAATCTGTGAAAAACCAAAGATTATGAGTTTTGAAAACAACAAAGGGGGCACACAGGTAAAGGGAGAAACTCTCCGTTTGTCCTGTGAAGCTTCAGGTATACCTAAACCAGACATCACGATCACCCTCCCGTCTGGGCTGAATGCAACTGTTGAGTCAAGAGGGAGAGTGACAGTAAAGGCGAGTGGTTCCATCACCATAACTGATGTTGCTGCTGCAGATGCTGGTCAGTACACATGTATTGCAGCAAACCCAGTTGGTTCTGCATCTGACAAACTGTTTGTTGAGGTAGGAACCCCAACATCGGTTATGCCAGGCGTATCCATTGGTGCTGCGGAGATCTCTGATGTCACAACCTCAACATCTGCTGAACAGCCGGGCGGCATGATGTTCACAAAGCCCACAATTTTGAGGTTTAAGGTTAGCGATAACACACTAGCGGAGGGGGAGACTCCTTCCAATTCCATTGCCACTCTCCCACCTGGACTAACAACTGCTGTGTCACGTAGGAGAGTGACGTCGACTGCGGATGTGACCACCATTGGCGTATCCATTGGTGCTGCAGAGATCTCTGATGTCACAACCTCAACATCTGCTGAACAGCTGGACGGCATGATGTTCACAAAGCCAACAATTGTGAGGTTTAAGGTTAGCGATAACACACTAGCGCTGGGGGAGACTCCTCCCAATTCCATGGTCACTCTCCCACCTAGACTAACAACTGCTGTGTCACGTGGGAGTGTGACGTCGACTGCGGGTGtgaccacccccacccccatagatAATGTTAGTGCAGCAGATGCTGACCACGACATATATATTGCGCCAAGTACTGTCGGCTCGGCGTCAGCCGCAATGTTTGTTGATGTCCAAACCGCAGCATCTGTTTGGCCTCCTTTCAATGATTTGTCTCTGGTGTCAACGCTATCTCCGCTTGGCGATTCAGAAGGCTATCCATCAATAGTCCTCTTGCCATTTGTTATTGGACTTGGCACATTTCTCGGAGTTCTATCGATGTTTAGCGTTGGTATTCTTCTTTGGTGGAAGCAAAGGACCAAAAAGGCCCCTATAATCTCAGCACCGACAATCAATCACCCCAACACAGACGACATGGCAAACAGTTGCAACAATGACTTAAAAGATTATAGTAGATCTTTAAACCCAGAGATATCCCGCAGTGCTGCAGGTCCAAACGAACAGACAAATATACCCGAGAATGAATATGAGGACCCCGAATCTCTTATAGCCATTACTTCATGTATGACAAAGACAGCAAGTGGTAACGATGGTCTACAAGACCAGGCTGGCCCTCGTAGAGGCGTTGTAGCTCCAAAAGAAGAACCAGTATGCACACCAAAAGCTGTGTCGGTCCAAGAACCATTAGGGAAGGATCAAGCTGGCCATGAGACCGAAAAGCACATTTCTATAGCTGAAGAGGAAGCGGTAGCTGCTGCTTCTCATTTCTATATTGAAAATGACACTGAGAAGGAATCAGCACACGGAACTTCTCGGGTCATCATTGAGAATACCGATAAGGACGAAGCTGATTGTTCTCAGTTCTTACATGGAAATCACAATCATTATGAGAGACCGGCATCTGATTCTCATGTTATTTGTGAGAATGCCGATGAGGAAGAAGCAGTTTTATATGCTTCCGCTAAGGTTATTTATGGTAATGAAGATGCAAATGTAGTATCTGCTGCATCTCAATCCATCTATAAGAATGACGATTACAAAACAGAATACCTGGCTTCTCATATCATTTATGGAAATGACGAGTGAGCAAGATCTGGTGTGTCTACACGAATAAAAATACAGAATGATAGTGACCATGAGAAACCAAAATTTGCGGCTTCTCAAGGTTCCAATTGAACAGTGTCTTATTCAAGGCAACATCTGGTGCATCTACACGAATAAGAAACCAGAATGATAGTGACCATGAGAAACCAAAATTTGCGGCTTCTCGTGGTATTCATAAGCAGGGGAAAAGTAAATAGCATCTGCTGCTTCTCGTTTGATTTATGAAAATATAAATATTCAAGGCAAAATTTTCATTGGGAGCCATGGTGGTTCTTTGAATGTTGAGTTTGGAACAGTATAAACAAAAACTACCCAAAGAAGACATAAAGAAAATACCCGAAACTGGTGAATTGGAATAAAGAATTGCTCACATTTTAAACCCAACAATATGTCAACAACATCTAAAGGCAGAACCTGGGGACATGGGAAACGTTCCTTACGTTTTTATGATCATATGAACAAGGGGTTTCTGTCGGGATGGAATCGTACCGCCAAATCCAATAGCCAAGGCATCAATTAGGCATGTCAAGTGACATACACTATTCTCAAAGTGGATTTGCAGCAGCTGGCGCAACTTGGTCACCTTagatgttttgatatttcaattcaattttgctTCGCTATGACAAATTGAATATAAAGAGGAAGGTGGTGAGGACCTGAAGATGTGAGGCTGTGAAGGAGCACTATGTATGTAGATGTGACCAAGCTGTTTTTTCACTCTGCGGTTAGATTCAACGAGTATAAATGTAAGAATGATTTATTCTACTactttttggtcatttctgatTAGGAACTAGTTTCTTAGATTTCTGTATCTAGTACTCTAGCGTTTTCCGTGCAAATGTAATTAACATTCTTCTATGTTCAAGCTCCtttacataacattacatatatgAATATTGATTCGAAAAAAAACTGATTCAGCAGAGCAGTGatgtaaaaatgatttataattgattaGCGGGTTGTATAGCAGCGTACCAATGTTGAGCAATGGAGTCAACAATGTAACATGTTGGGGAAACTTTCACCAATGGAAATAATTGTTCATCGCCGTGCAGTGAAATAGTCATGAGGCTAACAGTGCTACAGATTGCAACACTTAGTAGAAGACTTGAGGGGATTCATGAATGTTAGGGGGATGgaattttgtggtgtttttattAAATCTGGATGATAACATGGCTTAAGTATCCCTTCCTGTAGAACAATATCGATGTGAACCAGAAACAAAGAAGGCTTCGCGTTGTATAAAATCTTACATGGGGAATAGGTTGGTGTGTGCTAAATAATCAATAACAAGTCTTTTGATGTTATCAATCTGTATCATATTCTGAATCTTAGATGGATTCAATGCATTATTTCGCACCAAAAGTAATATGTAGCCTCCTTAGTTGGCTCTAAGATTCGGGCATATTCAGTTATATTGTACTCGTTTTCTGTTGCACTTGATTCGCCGCTGTTGCGATCATCCGTGGAGTTAAACCAATTTCTATGGAGGCTGGAAACTACGATCCCAGTGaaatagaactgatatgccatcagaaaaaaagcctGACTCGTAGATTCTGCTAAGGAGGCTGGAGTAGGAGCGCAACTAAGTTGTTGCATCTACAATTTAGCGCTAACGTCTTCAAAATTCCCAAGTACTATTGTGTGGTTGAATTTTTAAATCGACTCAAAACTGTCTTTTCACCTCAACGACTACCTGAGCACATGGAAGAATCTTAAActatgtccaggacaaaagaatATGTCTTCGTGCGATGGAAAGAATTTTTATCACCTTTGCCAATCATATCTTGACTGTTACTTACGATACATGCTATTCTTTAGGGATTGCGCGTTCATATCTGCCATGGGATCTGTTTCCGTAATtcgggctgtctccagcttaagaTTTATTTCGCTCCACTCATTGGTTGTTTTGGAGCCCAAGTTGTCGTTCAATGTGTCATtttatagcctgggtaccatcctccgtagtatcCACGGTGGTTACTGATATTAGCAAGCGAAAATATTGAGCCAGCGGCTAATACGGATCGATGGCGCCCAGGATAGTAATTCTAAGcttatgaaaatgcattttcatcagtttcatgtcaggAAGTTTTGATTTTCTTGGACAGACGGGAAGAATTTTATTCCCTCCCAGCAGGCAAATTTCCAGAACCTGGAGATAGCCCCGGGCCGCCGCAGCCCGACTCACTATGGCAATGTACTTTTTTGCGcttctttttttcatcaattcgGTATAACGTGGGACGAATAGTAATGAGTGATGTGCATTTGAATCATGTGATTTGCATCCTGACTTGCTGTCGCAAGAAGGTATAACTTTCCATTGCATTAAAACCGCTTTCTAGTTTACCGTAAGCTACAGTATCTATTTAGTGTAAGAAATCGCACCAATCCAAAACACACAAGAAGCACCGAAACTTTGTTTTCGCGCGTCGTGACCTTGAAGGTTTTAATCTTTTAAGTCAGCCTACGTCTACAAAATTAGCACATTCACCTTAATACTATTGCTAACCTCTTTGGTGAATCGTGATGCCTTCTGGTCCAGCGTCTTACACCTTTTCACGGCGACTGAAACTGCCGAAATCAGGCGCACGATTTCGCGACGATAGTAAACTACGTATGTAGGCAGGCCACCAGCTTCCGCTTTTGCCTTTTCTCACCTGCCTTTGTCAAAGGTGTTTACAATGCGTAGTGCGTATGCGCAAAGGTACGAAACTGtgggatggtccattttgaaAACGTTTGAAACGTAGGGGTGTCATAAAAGACATGGAGGTACACCAATAGAAAAATGAGAGCCGCCTGGAACTTGAAATCGGTTGGGATGAAGTAAAATTCAGAATAGAAATTTCCTTTAAAAATGTACTGATGAAAATGTCTGGTTTTAACACCGACATTTCCATCCGTTTATTGCGACCCACCCATATTCGTGAAGTATAAGAGTCTAAACGCTTAAGAAACTGGGGGATTCCCCGTCAGCGCTATTTCTGGTCGACGCGCAGACGTGGTAAGGCTCTCATCTGGTAGCTGTAAAACGTTTCATTTTCCTTCGCAACAAATTTAAGGCACTGTTTTATCTTCAAACGCTGGGCGTTGAAACTATCACCAGGAGTCCTACAGCAACCGAATCCGAGTTATCAAAAGTCCGGGAGCACCAAAAATATCGGACCACCCCAGTCCCATCGGCTGAACTTGAAAACTTTCCAAAATGGCGTCTGCGATAGGCGAAGACCCTTCTCCTGACAGCAGCCTGCAGATGAACATGTTCGACTGCAGCATCTGTCTGCAAATGTTCACCCGGCCCAAGGTGCTGCCGTGCGGACACACGTTCTGTAAGGACTGTCTTGTGAAGTACGTTAAAGGCGGCAGATCCTTCAAGTGTCCGACGTGCAACAGGAATGTGAACCTCAAGAAAGACGGTTCCGCGGGCGTGGAGGGCTTGACGGACAACATTTCCTTGAAAAACCTTCGAGACGACTTTGCAAGACTTAAGGTAGAGCGGCAAGGACGGGCACCTAGAGGCGCTGAGGGTCTTCCTTCTCTGTCAGACGACTATGTCTGCGATAAACACCCCGGCGAGGCTCTTAAATTCTACTGTCCGGTTTGCGAGGACGCCATCTGTGAGGAGTGCATGTTAAGCGACCACAACACGCACGGAGTGATGCGGCTTTCCAAGGCGCTAGAAGAACAGGCTGGGCGAGCAAGACAAGAGATAAAGGAAGGAAACGGGTTGGTGGCAAACGTCCGCGGAAAAATCGCAGCCCTAGAGGAAGGACGTGGGAGGTTAGATGGCGAGCAGAACGTGCAACTTCACGCGATCGACGAAGTCGTGCCGAAACTGAAAAGGGCAGTGAGACAAGCGATCGAACAGCGCGCTGCTGAGGTGAAAGAGGAGCTGAAGAACATGGTCCTGGCCGAAGCCGCTGTTCTGACAAATCAGACGGAAGAACTGGAAACTCTGCTGGCAAAGTTTCTAAACGGCGTGGACGAAGTGGAGCGATGTATCAGCACGGGAGCAACCATTCCTCTGATCAGGGGGAGGAAAGTTCTACGTGAAATAATACAAAGTTTGCAGGGAGGCTCCTCCTCTGACCTTTCGACGTGTGGTACGGTAGTGTTCACGCCTGTTGATATGGTACCCATTCCATTCGGCACAGTCGAGCGAGTTGAGAGGGCAGGAGGGTCAAGGTCAGCCTCTTCATCTTCTCCATCACCGTCCACTGCCAATGGACGACCATTTCCGCATTTATCTGTTGGCATGGAAACCGACAGCGACACAGATGAGGACATTGACTTAGAATTTAGCCCAAATATACCTGGAACAGGGGTAAGaacaattatcattattagcttttactagaaaggcaacatttgctagcacacagactattactactaagacaaacttcaccctatctggtacacagagcgatattttctatgtactgttgtcatgtccgactcctatatctatgtacataggtcaatttctccataaatcattcgaaaagcgagacagaattacccatacatgactatatattgtaacaaatacactggtttcgaaaatattttgtacttagaattataggatagattagccttgtagaacagattgttgatttcatgcaatacattgtaccatgtacgattgttgagcaataaagttcacttcttCACTTCATATTTCACTCCTtacccccatgcaaaaatggactgtttcaaaatcacatcagttgaaaaatgaaacattccggatcattaaaaaaaaacag
Proteins encoded in this region:
- the LOC136443573 gene encoding uncharacterized protein, which codes for MASAIGEDPSPDSSLQMNMFDCSICLQMFTRPKVLPCGHTFCKDCLVKYVKGGRSFKCPTCNRNVNLKKDGSAGVEGLTDNISLKNLRDDFARLKVERQGRAPRGAEGLPSLSDDYVCDKHPGEALKFYCPVCEDAICEECMLSDHNTHGVMRLSKALEEQAGRARQEIKEGNGLVANVRGKIAALEEGRGRLDGEQNVQLHAIDEVVPKLKRAVRQAIEQRAAEVKEELKNMVLAEAAVLTNQTEELETLLAKFLNGVDEVERCISTGATIPLIRGRKVLREIIQSLQGGSSSDLSTCGTVVFTPVDMVPIPFGTVERVERAGGSRSASSSSPSPSTANGRPFPHLSVGMETDSDTDEDIDLEFSPNIPGTGGHTFSGRLPHSNGLRMNNPPAVNQQATSSTPIQSPLQYDVPAWLTATNGAPYSTQQVYSAATTIISASQMSQATTSPVQQYTYAGACSAQRPSSGSTLQYPHPSQTIPAQMRSPVLMPGSTSTVINTGALTGNEVPLFSPLPRSFPMPYPYPQMRPSMSPYTPAAAASGRQATNGQRARKIIKITDDTGRNVTDEILNGGSGTSSPTLPKSTDN